The Mercurialis annua linkage group LG8, ddMerAnnu1.2, whole genome shotgun sequence genome window below encodes:
- the LOC126660816 gene encoding ATP-dependent DNA helicase Q-like 4A isoform X2 has product MTQNLRIPGEGYQCDEKLPKDNWSQHAKALDNFSSSKKFLSSNFHFSLENQKPKIEGAMAMRLTCCQMQSFQRLQSTQVEKQKQQASPPDNVDGAWHTLSGLQISSRNCPQPGKTGPLKNARNNLLQTVGQRSTIQSSTDGGKYSECSHVHRNDSESSAKNIESEKYIGKFVPENNARSAEAGNGLRQQSQTKGSAANNVQFKASSGSFSNHNGYTSHNMESAEASTDFIDDDDLLGNIDVDQIIMEHYQSNCTPQPSISKFPPITPTVNKNNFPLFEENSLPPELCENCNHGHKLGLCPDSDNHLQEMKDRLIAVSNELLDNAINLSSVQIEKLRQDRLQLNKQIQQLESYLRDKERQTSHFSASTTSRSYQFETPQYAANKIDPIRFDAQVHLGNESGCHGNWNSPSASFSSVDRFGISSGPIEREPYNPKFVEVNYSEGSNDPKWSSTNFPWTKKLEAYNKKVFGNHSFRPNQREVINATMSGYDVFVLMPTGGGKSLTYQLPALVCPGITLVISPLVSLIQDQIMHLLQANISAAYLNASMEWTEQQDILRELSSDSCKYKLLYVTPEKVAKSDVLLRNLESLNARGLLARIVIDEAHCVSQWGHDFRPDYKELGILKRKFEKTPVLALTATATASVKEDVVQALGLVDCIIFRQSFNRPNLWYSVIPKTKKCLDDIDKFIKENHFDECGIIYCLSRMDCEKVAEKLQECGHKAAFYHGNMDAAQRAFIQKQWSKDEVNIICATVAFGMGINKPDVRFVIHHSLPKSIEGYHQECGRAGRDGQHSSCVLYYNYGDYIRVKHMIVQGQNEQSPWTPGYTRNNMTNSDRVLEKNTENLLRMVSYCENDVDCRRLLQLLHFGEKFNTGNCKKTCDNCSQTKALMEKDVTEIAKQLVELVKLTKQQFSSSHTLEVFRGSLNQYVKKYRHEILSLHGAGKHLAKGEASRILRHLVTDDYLVEDVKKSDVYGSVSSVLKVNESKAYDLCSGRQHIILRFPSNVKAYKQSKLDSTPAKGSLTSGKQGPPQVDASAQPQSEGDWDLSVKLFNALKKLRFLIAKELGDRVMAYHIFGNATMEHLSKRIPRSKEELLEINGIGKAKVSKYGDRILETIESTIKEHYKSNSSSNDSNDSAKRRREASKVSNGSAEEDDHFINSTGRSKKRIAKLHNKETEVYKSFENDINQCLDDDLDFEEAAMEAENNINGRVLPSWSTPGSKVHDSNRNVFQQYAMKK; this is encoded by the exons ATGACGCAAAA TCTAAGAATTCCAGGTGAAGGTTACCAATGTGATGAGAAGCTTCCTAAAGATAATTGGTCTCAACATGCCAAGGCACTTGATAATTTTTCATCTTCAAAAAAGTTTTTAAgttcaaatttccatttttcatTAGAAAACCAGAAGCCAAAGATCGAAGGTGCCATGGCCATGAG GTTAACCTGCTGTCAAATGCAGAGTTTTCAAAGATTGCAGAGCACACAAGTTGAGAAG CAAAAACAGCAGGCCTCTCCTCCTGACAATGTAGATGGG GCTTGGCATACTCTTTCCGGTCTTCAGATTTCTAGCAGGAACTGCCCACAACCCGGCAAAACTGGTCCTCTTAAGAATGCAAGAAATAACTTATTGCAGACTGTTGGTCAAAGATCTACAATTCAAAGCTCAACTGATGGCGGAAAATATTCTGAATGCTCCCATGTACATCGAAATGATAGTGAATCCAGTGCAAAGAATATTGAATCTGAAAAATACATCGGCAAGTTTGTGCCAGAAAATAATGCTAGATCTGCTGAAGCTGGAAATGGCTTACGGCAGCAGAGTCAAACTAAAGGTTCAGCAGCTAACAATGTTCAGTTTAAAGCATCATCTGGTTCATTCAGCAATCACAATGGGTATACTAGTCATAATATGGAGTCTGCTGAAGCTTCAACTGATTTTATTGATGATGACGATCTACTTGGG AATATTGATGTGGACCAAATAATTATGGAACATTACCAGTCTAATTGCACACCTCAACCATCAATTTCCAAGTTTCCACCCATAACTCCAACTgtgaacaaaaataattttccaCTGTTTGAGGAGAATTCTTTGCCACCTGAATTGTGTGAAAACTGCAATCACGGTCATAAG CTAGGACTTTGCCCGGATTCTGATAATCACTTGCAAGAAATGAAGGACAGGCTAATTGCTGTGTCAAATGAGCTACTTGACAATGCTATTAACCTGAGTTCAGTGCAGATAGAGAAACTTCGTCAAGATAG GTTACAATTAAATAAGCAAATACAGCAGCTTGAGAGTTATCTTCGTGATAAAGAAAGGCAGACGTCACATTTTTCTGCTTCCACAACCAGTCGCAGTTACCAATTTGAAACACCACAATATGCTGCTAACAAAATAGATCCCATCAGATTTGATGCACAAGTTCATCTAGGAAATGAATCTGGTTGTCATGGAAATTGGAATTCACCATCCGCTTCATTCTCCTCTGTAGATAGGTTTGGCATTTCATCTGGTCCTATAGAGAGGGAACCTTACAATCCTAAGTTTGTGGAGGTTAATTACAGTGAAGGTTCAAATGACCCAAAGTGGAGCAGCACAAATTTCCCTTGGACAAAAAAGTTGGAG GCTTACAACAAAAAGGTGTTTGGAAACCACTCATTTCGTCCCAATCAAAGGGAGGTTATTAATGCTACAATGAGCGGATATGATGTTTTTGTATTAATGCCAACTGGAGGTGGAAAAAGCCTGACATATCAG CTACCTGCTCTAGTTTGTCCAGGAATTACCTTGGTAATTTCACCTCTTGTGTCGCTTATCCAAGATCAGATAATGCATCTCTTGCAG GCGAATATATCTGCTGCTTACTTAAATGCCAGTATGGAATGGACTGAACAGCAGGACATTTTAAGGGAACTCAGCTCTGATTCTTGTAAATACAAGCTGTTATATGTCACCCCAGAGAAAGTTGCCAA AAGCGATGTTCTTTTACGAAATTTGGAGAGCTTAAATGCTCGGGGGTTGCTTGCCAGGATTGTTATTGATGAAGCTCACTGTGTGAGTCAATGGGGGCATGATTTTAGACCAGATTACAAG GAACTTGGTATCTTGAAAAGGAAATTTGAGAAAACTCCTGTGCTAGCTTTAACTGCTACTGCAACAGCCAGTGTAAAGGAGGATGTAGTGCAAGCTCTTGGTCTTGTTGACTGCATTATTTTCCGGCAAAGTTTTAATCGTCCAAATCTATG GTATTCAGTTATCCCCAAGACAAAGAAGTGCTTGGATGACATTGACAAGTTCATTAAAGAGAATCATTTTGATGAATGTGGAATTATTTATTGTCTTTCAAGAATGGATTGCGAAAAGGTTGCTGAAAAATTACAG GAATGTGGACATAAAGCAGCATTTTACCATGGTAACATGGATGCTGCACAACGTGCCTTCATTCAGAAGCAGTGGAGCAAAGATGAAGTCAATATTATTTGTGCCACAGTGGCATTTGGAATGG GTATTAACAAACCAGATGTTCGCTTTGTAATTCATCATTCTCTTCCGAAGTCTATTGAAGGCTATCACCAG GAGTGTGGCCGTGCGGGTCGAGATGGTCAGCACTCATCTTGTGTGCTGTACTACAATTACGGTGACTAT ATAAGAGTCAAGCATATGATTGTCCAAGGACAGAATGAGCAAAGTCCCTGGACTCCTGGGTATACTCGTAATAATATGACAAATTCAGATAGGGTACTGGAGAAAAATACTGAAAATCTTCTGCGGATG GTCAGTTATTGTGAAAACGATGTTGATTGTAGACGTCTCCTTCAACTCTTACATTTTGGAGAAAAGTTTAATACAGGAAACTGCAAAAAAACATGTGATAATTGTTCCCAGACTAAAGCTTTAATGGAGAAGGATGTTACTGAGATTGCAAAGCAATTG GTTGAACTGGTCAAGTTGACAAAGCAACAGTTTTCATCATCTCATACTTTAGAAGTTTTCAGAGGTTCCTTAAACCAATAT GTCAAGAAATACAGACACGAGATTTTGAGTCTGCATGGGGCAGGAAAACATCTGGCCAAGGGGGAAGCTTCCAGAATATTGCGCCATCTTGTCACTGATGATTATCTTGTGGAGGATGTGAAGAAAAGTGATGTTTATGGATCTGTATCATCAGTGTTGAAG GTCAATGAATCCAAGGCTTACGATCTATGCTCAGGCAGGCAACATATCATTTTAAG ATTTCCTTCAAATGTAAAAGCATATAAACAGAGCAAACTTGATTCAACTCCAGCAAAAGGGTCACTGACATCTGGGAAGCAAGGCCCTCCACAAGTTGACGCTTCTGCACAACCTCAATCTGAAGGGGACTGG GACCTATCTGTCAAGCTATTTAATGCTTTAAAGAAGCTCCGGTTTCTCATTGCCAAAGAACTTGGTGACAGGGTTATGGCCTACCACATATTTGG TAATGCCACTATGGAGCACTTAAGCAAAAGAATTCCTAGATCAAAGGAAGAACTACTTGAGATCAATGGCATTGGAAA GGCTAAGGTGAGCAAATACGGAGATCGCATACTAGAAACGATTGAATCTACTATTAAGGAACACTACAAGAGTAATAGCAGTAGCAATGACAGCAACGATTCAGCAAAAAGGAGAAGAGAGGCAAGTAAGGTTTCAAATGGAAGTGCTGAAGAAGATGATCACTTCATTAATAGCACGGGCCGATCAAAGAAAAGGATTGCGAAGCTACATAATAAAGAAACCGAGGTTTATAAATCGTTCGAGAATGATATCAACCAATGCCTAGATGATGACTTAGATTTTGAAGAAGCAGCAATGGAggctgaaaataatattaatggAAGAGTACTACCCTCATGGTCAACGCCCGGAAGTAAGGTACATGATTCAAACCGTAATGTGTTTCAACAATATGCTATGAAAAAGTAA